A genomic window from Microvirga sp. TS319 includes:
- a CDS encoding P63C domain-containing protein: MPHDKTIEPIDAAFDEVAQAMVAAGGDGDPEGPGKGNREVADASLPTATWRGVLDLGGNEIDCYVLEDGTRVLSSGSTTKAIANVERGSLQDYAGQKALNPYINIDKILQEVVKFSIPGTQWPGLGITTEHFELICRGYVQALYEGAALTDRQREIAIRCAVLTAGLTRTGLDALVDEATGYQYERAEDALQVKLRAFIADELRDWEKTFPDELWQEFGRLTKWKGALHSRPKWWGKLVIELIYDTLDSDVAEYLKANKPKAGIHWHRQLTENVGVRQLVSRCYEVIGMAKPCDDIHELRQRVAQHYGKKPVQFTLFLKPPGK; this comes from the coding sequence ATGCCTCACGATAAGACGATTGAGCCGATAGATGCAGCTTTCGATGAGGTTGCCCAGGCGATGGTTGCTGCAGGAGGTGATGGCGACCCGGAAGGCCCCGGAAAGGGCAATCGGGAGGTTGCCGATGCAAGCTTGCCCACCGCCACCTGGCGTGGCGTTCTGGATTTGGGGGGCAACGAGATAGACTGCTACGTTCTTGAGGATGGAACGCGCGTCTTGTCATCTGGCTCCACGACCAAAGCCATTGCCAATGTGGAGCGTGGAAGCCTGCAGGACTATGCGGGGCAGAAGGCCCTTAACCCTTACATAAACATCGATAAGATCCTGCAGGAGGTCGTGAAGTTTTCGATCCCTGGCACGCAGTGGCCTGGACTCGGTATCACGACCGAGCATTTTGAACTGATCTGCAGGGGATACGTGCAGGCGCTCTACGAGGGTGCAGCCCTCACAGATCGCCAGCGTGAAATTGCTATCCGTTGCGCAGTATTGACCGCAGGCCTTACCCGAACGGGCCTTGATGCGCTTGTCGATGAAGCCACCGGCTACCAATACGAGCGTGCCGAAGATGCCCTGCAGGTCAAACTGCGCGCTTTCATAGCGGACGAACTCAGGGATTGGGAGAAGACATTTCCAGACGAACTTTGGCAGGAGTTCGGCCGACTGACCAAATGGAAGGGGGCATTGCACTCCCGTCCAAAGTGGTGGGGCAAACTGGTCATTGAGCTGATCTACGACACGCTTGATTCTGATGTGGCCGAATATCTGAAGGCGAACAAACCTAAAGCAGGGATTCACTGGCACCGCCAACTTACAGAGAATGTCGGAGTCCGGCAGCTCGTCTCACGATGCTATGAGGTTATCGGTATGGCGAAGCCATGCGACGATATCCATGAGCTTAGGCAGCGTGTGGCCCAGCATTACGGGAAAAAGCCCGTTCAGTTCACACTGTTCCTAAAACCGCCGGGCAAATGA
- a CDS encoding IS1595 family transposase, translating into MTEKLESVSLHQFFQRFPDEEAARQYFEHNRWAGEVSCPHCGSISVAEIKNHKPMPYRCRDCRKHFSVRTGMVLAESRLPLQKWLMAIHMMTTAPKGIPSTQMARELGVTQRSAWFLAQRIRETWMAGQGGSMGDHVQVDETYVSGREKNKRAKKKLRARRGSVGKTAVVGIHSEIGDVRAAVVEDTKALMLSAFVRENATPGATVVTDTHGGNVGLRGAGFTHIQINHLVGEYVRDMAHTNSIESFWSLLKRRYIGIYHYMSAKHLHRYANKFSFRHNTARAGTRPFIDMAINRMVGKHLTYKGLIHASR; encoded by the coding sequence ATGACCGAAAAGCTCGAATCTGTCAGCCTCCATCAGTTCTTCCAGCGATTCCCTGATGAGGAAGCCGCCCGGCAGTATTTCGAGCACAATCGCTGGGCTGGCGAGGTATCTTGCCCCCACTGTGGCAGCATCTCGGTTGCCGAGATCAAGAACCACAAGCCGATGCCCTACCGCTGCAGGGATTGCCGCAAGCACTTCAGCGTCCGCACTGGCATGGTCCTCGCTGAAAGCCGCTTGCCGCTCCAGAAGTGGTTGATGGCGATCCACATGATGACCACGGCGCCCAAGGGCATCCCTTCTACCCAAATGGCCCGCGAACTTGGTGTAACTCAGAGGTCGGCTTGGTTCCTTGCGCAGCGCATCCGTGAAACGTGGATGGCCGGACAGGGCGGCAGCATGGGCGATCATGTCCAAGTCGATGAAACTTATGTTAGCGGTCGCGAGAAGAACAAGCGCGCCAAAAAGAAGCTTCGCGCTCGTCGCGGCTCGGTCGGCAAGACTGCTGTTGTCGGTATCCACTCCGAGATTGGCGACGTTCGCGCCGCCGTCGTAGAAGATACAAAGGCACTAATGCTAAGCGCATTCGTGCGTGAGAATGCCACCCCCGGCGCTACAGTCGTTACCGACACACATGGCGGCAATGTGGGCCTGCGAGGCGCTGGCTTTACCCATATTCAGATCAATCACTTGGTTGGCGAATACGTCCGCGACATGGCGCACACCAATAGCATCGAAAGCTTTTGGTCACTTCTCAAGCGCCGCTACATCGGCATCTATCACTACATGAGCGCGAAGCACCTTCACCGCTACGCCAACAAATTTTCCTTCCGCCACAATACCGCGCGGGCTGGCACCAGGCCGTTCATCGACATGGCCATCAACCGGATGGTCGGCAAGCACCTTACCTACAAGGGTCTGATCCATGCCTCACGATAA
- a CDS encoding tyrosine-type recombinase/integrase — MDQVTDRQDGPHLRRTNELDALAGILPADRREALAALLTDEDVATLKHLAEEGMGANTLRALASDLGYLESWALAATGFPLPWPAPEGLALKFLAHHLWDPVRRETDPGHGMPEAVAAGLKAEGLLRTKGPHAPGTVRRRLASWATLHRWRGLAPTFATPAFKTALKFAVRANARPPQRKSPRAVTRDVLDRLLATCVLNRLVDRRDRALLLTAFASGGRRRSELASLRVDQIEALPPVPANPRDPESAKLPCLAIRLGRTKRGNADDGSRVLLIGRPAEALITWLDLAGITDGAVFRAIDRWSRIGQGAISSDAINDIVKRRCRLAGFDPALFSAHGLRSGYLTQAARVGVPLPEAMQQSQHRSVQQAASYYNDGERPMGKAARLYSI, encoded by the coding sequence ATGGACCAAGTCACCGACCGCCAGGACGGCCCCCATCTGCGCCGCACGAACGAGCTCGACGCCCTCGCCGGCATTCTTCCGGCTGACCGGCGCGAGGCGCTGGCGGCTTTGCTGACGGATGAGGACGTCGCGACCCTCAAGCATCTCGCGGAGGAGGGCATGGGCGCGAACACGTTGCGCGCTCTCGCCTCGGATCTCGGCTATCTGGAGAGCTGGGCGCTCGCCGCAACCGGCTTCCCCCTTCCCTGGCCAGCGCCCGAGGGGCTCGCCCTGAAATTCCTGGCCCATCATCTCTGGGATCCGGTCAGGCGCGAGACAGATCCGGGGCATGGGATGCCGGAGGCGGTCGCGGCGGGTCTCAAGGCCGAGGGCCTCCTGCGGACAAAGGGGCCGCACGCGCCGGGGACCGTTCGCCGCCGTCTCGCCAGCTGGGCGACTTTGCATCGTTGGCGCGGCCTTGCGCCGACCTTCGCGACGCCCGCGTTCAAGACGGCCTTGAAGTTCGCCGTACGGGCCAATGCCCGGCCCCCGCAGCGCAAGAGCCCGCGGGCGGTCACCCGCGATGTGCTCGACCGGCTGCTCGCCACCTGCGTGCTCAACCGCCTCGTCGACCGGCGCGACCGCGCCCTGCTGCTGACCGCTTTCGCGTCCGGTGGCCGCCGGCGCTCGGAACTGGCCTCACTGCGGGTGGATCAGATCGAGGCACTCCCGCCGGTGCCGGCCAACCCTCGGGATCCAGAGTCGGCGAAACTTCCCTGCCTGGCGATCCGCCTCGGACGTACCAAACGCGGCAACGCGGATGACGGCTCCCGCGTCCTGCTCATCGGCCGTCCGGCCGAGGCGCTCATCACATGGCTGGATCTGGCCGGGATTACTGATGGAGCGGTGTTTCGGGCAATTGATCGGTGGAGCCGGATAGGCCAAGGCGCGATCAGCAGCGACGCTATCAATGACATCGTCAAACGCCGCTGCCGATTGGCTGGGTTCGACCCGGCGCTATTCAGTGCCCATGGGCTACGCTCAGGATATCTAACCCAGGCCGCCCGTGTCGGAGTCCCCTTGCCTGAGGCCATGCAGCAGTCGCAGCACCGCTCGGTTCAGCAGGCAGCCAGCTACTACAACGACGGAGAACGGCCCATGGGAAAAGCAGCGCGGCTTTACTCTATCTGA
- a CDS encoding IS5 family transposase, with protein MDACLYASDLTDAEWALLEPLVPRSHPAGRPQTYPLRRIVDAIFYLLRTGAQWRLLPHEYPPRGAVFYHYAQWREDGTWEHVTQVLRERYRRAIGRAAQPTAAIIDSQSVKTTEMGGPRGYDGGKKVKGRKRHLLVDTQGTLLKTKVHPADIHDRAGAEMLLAGLQQLFPAIERMWADTAYRGLKDWLRRALGWKLSIPQHWWSGGVWTRIDAEPPTRPSGFQVLARRWVVERTLAWLTTSRRLAKDYERLIETGEMLLYLAMSRILLRRLTRKER; from the coding sequence ATGGATGCCTGTCTCTACGCCAGCGACCTCACCGATGCCGAATGGGCGTTGCTCGAGCCCCTCGTTCCCCGCAGCCATCCGGCCGGACGACCGCAGACCTATCCGTTACGGCGCATCGTCGATGCGATCTTTTACCTGCTACGCACTGGCGCACAATGGCGGCTGCTGCCGCACGAGTATCCGCCGCGTGGTGCCGTCTTCTACCACTATGCGCAGTGGCGCGAGGATGGCACCTGGGAGCACGTGACCCAGGTTCTGCGGGAGAGGTATCGCCGCGCGATCGGGCGGGCTGCTCAGCCGACAGCAGCGATCATCGACAGCCAATCAGTTAAAACCACTGAGATGGGCGGCCCACGGGGGTACGATGGCGGCAAAAAGGTCAAGGGCCGCAAGCGTCATTTGCTGGTCGACACGCAAGGCACGCTGCTGAAGACCAAAGTCCATCCGGCCGACATCCATGACCGCGCCGGAGCTGAGATGCTGTTGGCAGGTCTGCAGCAACTCTTTCCAGCCATCGAGCGGATGTGGGCTGACACGGCTTATCGCGGATTGAAGGACTGGCTGCGCCGAGCACTCGGCTGGAAGCTGTCGATCCCGCAACACTGGTGGAGCGGCGGCGTCTGGACACGGATTGATGCAGAGCCGCCGACGCGGCCGAGTGGCTTTCAGGTGCTCGCACGAAGGTGGGTGGTTGAGCGAACACTGGCGTGGCTTACCACCAGTCGACGGCTCGCCAAGGACTACGAACGCCTGATCGAGACCGGCGAAATGCTGCTCTATCTCGCCATGAGCCGCATCCTGCTGCGCCGGCTCACGCGAAAGGAAAGATAA
- the mauJ gene encoding methylamine utilization protein MauJ, translating into MPLPLEIQSRQAAFESTPELLSRGEWVCLNIQPNVAWPVRPQWLDFAGQRIWVIPLTNECYPGVAMKCSPGVSRDEAEGILYRLLSVISWRENCGIVVAHRSGGSLPHMMGLEKKSGFSIRDSFDFTDMICPQEDGPRVALALMREARGLNHYGFAFLSYWRILELAFPKAGTRVAWMESALPTLSGQGIQDALTSIAARGVTDICRHLFDSGRCAIAHATGQPIINPDDPRDAARLSRELPLVREMATRAIEERFGIDTPMTEYRKHLYELRGWKERLGSELVERILSGDQPKDGELVDLPLINVRLRESPPYLPLEGMKPAAVFVDGQLLELRYCTANGLMTVRFRLNFADERLLFDVTNGLYLHDDGSVTTAEYQREVQRFLRDYFLNGVLQMWDADNGELLSRLDAFIPVNCMIDLDACNAGIGEADAEVERRRLALAESA; encoded by the coding sequence ATGCCTCTGCCGCTCGAAATTCAAAGTCGTCAAGCGGCGTTCGAATCCACTCCAGAGTTGCTCAGCCGAGGAGAGTGGGTTTGCCTCAACATTCAACCGAATGTCGCTTGGCCTGTCCGGCCGCAATGGTTGGATTTTGCTGGCCAGCGTATCTGGGTTATCCCCCTCACAAACGAGTGCTACCCCGGTGTGGCAATGAAGTGCTCGCCGGGTGTGAGTCGGGATGAGGCCGAGGGTATTTTGTATCGTCTCCTCAGCGTGATTTCTTGGCGAGAGAATTGCGGGATTGTGGTCGCCCATCGCTCGGGCGGAAGCCTGCCACACATGATGGGCCTCGAAAAGAAATCAGGCTTCTCAATCCGAGACAGCTTTGACTTCACCGATATGATCTGCCCGCAAGAAGATGGTCCGCGTGTGGCCTTGGCGCTGATGCGGGAGGCGCGCGGCCTCAATCACTACGGCTTTGCATTCCTGTCCTATTGGCGCATTCTGGAGTTGGCTTTCCCTAAAGCGGGTACCCGTGTTGCGTGGATGGAATCCGCTCTGCCGACCCTCTCCGGGCAGGGGATTCAGGATGCACTGACTAGCATCGCTGCCCGAGGCGTCACCGACATTTGCCGCCATCTGTTCGACTCAGGGCGGTGCGCGATTGCACATGCCACCGGCCAGCCGATCATCAATCCCGACGATCCTCGCGATGCCGCTCGGCTGTCTCGCGAACTGCCATTGGTACGTGAGATGGCAACCCGAGCCATCGAGGAGCGCTTCGGGATCGATACGCCAATGACCGAGTACCGCAAACACCTTTATGAACTCAGAGGCTGGAAGGAGAGGCTGGGCTCAGAGTTGGTAGAGCGAATCTTATCTGGTGATCAGCCTAAAGACGGCGAGTTGGTCGACCTGCCCCTAATCAATGTCCGACTCCGCGAAAGCCCACCATACCTGCCTTTGGAGGGTATGAAGCCAGCAGCCGTATTTGTGGATGGACAATTACTTGAGCTTCGGTATTGCACAGCCAATGGCCTCATGACCGTCCGTTTTCGATTGAACTTTGCGGATGAGCGATTGTTGTTCGATGTCACCAACGGCTTATACTTACACGACGACGGTTCCGTCACGACGGCGGAGTACCAGCGAGAGGTTCAACGCTTTCTCCGGGACTACTTCTTGAATGGCGTCCTTCAAATGTGGGACGCAGATAATGGGGAATTGCTATCGCGCCTAGATGCCTTCATTCCCGTCAACTGCATGATTGACCTCGATGCCTGCAATGCTGGAATTGGGGAGGCGGATGCCGAGGTGGAGCGCCGTCGATTGGCACTCGCCGAGTCCGCATAG